Proteins encoded together in one Chryseobacterium taklimakanense window:
- a CDS encoding NAD(P)/FAD-dependent oxidoreductase encodes MKLKTSEPFWLVKNGILESYPSLRENIETEILIVGGGITGSLIAHQCIKEGYITVLIDKREVCNGSTSATTSMLQYEIDVPLYELTGMIGNDGAEKSYWACFDSIDDLQKVHQEVKSEAGFKKKKSLYFAALKKDVSWLKKEFEARKAAKFPVKWLEADEIEKHYQLKNTYGGILSDQGGSIDAFRLAHDILRFNHKKGLQIFDKTEITKTEYSKTGVKITTEYGNFIKAKKIIYCNGFESTEIIKEKFVDLLSTYAIVSESSEEGMPHLENILIWNTAEPYLYMRTTDDNRILIGGEDEDFVDARKRDALLEKKAKKLQKTLGKYIPDYDMRIDFSWGGTFGETKDGLPYIGEHPDFPGAYFVLGFGGNGITFSVIGMEMVSDFLKNRKHELSEYFKFRR; translated from the coding sequence ATGAAACTTAAAACTTCTGAACCTTTCTGGCTGGTAAAAAACGGCATTCTTGAAAGTTACCCATCATTAAGAGAAAATATTGAAACCGAAATCCTTATCGTAGGCGGCGGAATTACCGGAAGTTTGATTGCTCATCAGTGCATAAAGGAAGGTTACATAACGGTCCTGATTGATAAGAGAGAAGTATGTAATGGGAGCACTTCCGCCACGACCTCAATGCTGCAGTATGAAATTGATGTCCCGTTGTATGAACTTACCGGAATGATTGGGAATGACGGTGCCGAGAAAAGTTACTGGGCGTGTTTTGATTCGATTGATGATTTGCAGAAGGTTCATCAAGAGGTGAAATCGGAAGCGGGTTTCAAAAAGAAGAAATCCTTGTATTTTGCGGCACTAAAAAAAGATGTTTCGTGGTTAAAGAAGGAGTTTGAAGCAAGAAAGGCAGCAAAATTTCCTGTAAAATGGCTGGAAGCTGATGAAATTGAAAAACACTACCAGTTAAAAAACACGTATGGCGGAATTCTTTCAGACCAGGGCGGAAGTATTGATGCTTTTCGTCTGGCACACGATATTCTAAGGTTCAACCATAAAAAAGGTTTGCAGATTTTCGATAAAACAGAAATCACCAAAACAGAGTACTCAAAGACAGGTGTGAAAATTACTACGGAATACGGCAATTTCATCAAAGCTAAAAAAATCATTTATTGCAATGGTTTTGAAAGTACCGAGATCATTAAGGAAAAATTTGTTGATTTATTGTCAACTTATGCCATTGTAAGTGAAAGTTCGGAAGAAGGAATGCCGCATCTCGAAAATATACTCATCTGGAATACCGCCGAACCTTACCTGTATATGCGCACGACGGATGACAACCGGATTTTGATCGGCGGCGAAGATGAAGATTTTGTAGATGCCAGAAAACGGGATGCGCTGCTTGAAAAAAAAGCAAAAAAACTTCAGAAAACTTTAGGAAAATACATTCCGGATTATGATATGCGGATTGATTTTTCATGGGGCGGAACTTTCGGGGAAACCAAAGACGGACTGCCGTACATAGGCGAACATCCTGACTTTCCGGGCGCTTACTTTGTATTGGGTTTCGGTGGAAACGGAATAACTTTCTCGGTGATTGGGATGGAAATGGTTTCTGACTTTCTGAAAAACAGGAAGCACGAACTGTCTGAATACTTTAAATTCCGAAGATAG
- a CDS encoding DUF6909 family protein, protein MATNLRARETTEAIERLYVTMRHLFYRGFFKPGGVSGETIRNLLMTISPEIYGSMSISNKVELDGLLYVLDRLPEGIEETAFVHLTSDEGFEKGGFEVIVPKKRRRNCYRIDEHQMNIEVLLGRSEIYDILTHLTFLYIEADKIRELAYIKDEDYRPTRAWRIIEEVAKGEKKFSRKEKEVALIHLSSLLGRTFDEVLNAYNSFGDDQNPDRLFKIIYHLGKASLDDMKGTREREIFFSAILRERVGHHLFGERWANKVKEVLASNNLHMRPLHIISANMHSVKNMLFANDALDKKATKEVDYSLYQDISNKKVLQEKVLNHSQKSGLIYIDDVSGSNIDVQIIDLSKTNLKNTPFAGAKYSGEDVVLVFDYAFGEQAFEIMDELLRPYEFNGEVYTMKVKSISIMGKAGILTGGKGDIMIPTSHIFEGTADNYVFENALKLEDFQDDEITAYEGPMITVLGTSLQNKDILSYFMNTTWKAVGLEMEGAHYQKAIQVASKIRHHISPDLFVMYGYYASDNPLETGSTLSSGGLGLTGVKPTYMITYRIIEKILNSPK, encoded by the coding sequence ATGGCAACAAATCTAAGAGCACGTGAAACGACGGAAGCTATCGAAAGGCTTTACGTTACGATGCGGCACCTTTTCTACAGGGGCTTTTTCAAACCGGGCGGCGTTTCCGGCGAAACCATACGAAACCTTTTAATGACCATTTCTCCCGAAATCTACGGTTCGATGAGCATTTCGAACAAGGTGGAGCTGGACGGACTTTTGTATGTTCTCGACCGTCTTCCGGAAGGGATTGAAGAAACCGCTTTCGTACACCTCACTTCCGATGAAGGTTTTGAAAAAGGAGGTTTCGAGGTGATTGTTCCCAAGAAACGCCGCAGAAACTGCTATAGAATTGATGAACACCAGATGAACATTGAGGTTTTACTCGGCCGTTCAGAGATTTATGATATCCTGACGCACCTCACTTTTCTTTATATCGAGGCAGACAAAATCCGCGAACTCGCCTATATTAAAGATGAGGACTACCGGCCAACCAGAGCCTGGAGAATAATTGAAGAGGTCGCCAAAGGCGAGAAAAAATTTAGCCGCAAAGAAAAAGAAGTCGCGCTGATTCACCTGTCTTCATTATTGGGAAGGACTTTCGATGAGGTATTGAATGCGTACAATTCTTTCGGCGACGATCAAAATCCTGACCGCCTTTTTAAAATCATTTATCATTTGGGGAAAGCCAGTCTGGATGATATGAAGGGAACAAGGGAACGCGAGATTTTCTTCAGCGCCATTCTGCGCGAACGTGTTGGGCACCATCTTTTTGGTGAGCGCTGGGCAAATAAAGTAAAGGAGGTTCTGGCATCAAATAATCTGCATATGAGACCGCTGCATATCATTTCGGCGAACATGCATTCGGTGAAAAATATGCTGTTTGCCAACGATGCTTTGGATAAAAAAGCAACCAAAGAGGTAGATTACTCGCTTTACCAGGACATCAGCAACAAGAAGGTCTTGCAGGAAAAAGTGCTGAATCACTCTCAAAAATCAGGTTTAATCTATATTGATGACGTCAGCGGCAGTAATATTGACGTTCAGATCATCGATTTAAGCAAAACAAATCTGAAAAATACGCCTTTTGCAGGTGCGAAATATTCCGGTGAGGATGTAGTTTTGGTGTTTGATTACGCTTTTGGGGAACAGGCTTTTGAGATCATGGATGAATTACTCCGTCCGTATGAATTCAATGGTGAAGTATACACGATGAAGGTAAAATCGATTTCCATAATGGGAAAAGCTGGAATTTTAACTGGCGGCAAAGGCGACATCATGATACCGACCTCCCATATTTTTGAAGGAACTGCCGACAATTATGTTTTTGAAAACGCTTTGAAGCTTGAAGATTTTCAGGATGATGAAATAACAGCGTATGAAGGTCCGATGATTACCGTACTTGGAACTTCGCTTCAGAACAAGGACATTCTTTCCTATTTTATGAACACGACGTGGAAAGCGGTTGGCCTTGAAATGGAAGGGGCGCATTATCAGAAAGCAATTCAGGTTGCCAGCAAGATCCGTCACCACATATCTCCGGATTTGTTCGTGATGTACGGATACTACGCTTCGGATAATCCTCTTGAAACCGGAAGTACGCTTTCTTCCGGCGGACTTGGACTTACCGGCGTGAAACCGACGTACATGATTACGTACCGGATCATTGAAAAGATTCTAAATTCCCCGAAATAA
- a CDS encoding aspartate kinase, producing MLTVEKIGGTSMSQFQDVLQNIITGKRAPEQMYNRIFVVSAYNNVTNWLLEHKKTGEPGVYSKFLNSEDYPKALDELCGKLIQINESLVNIGLNLNEANQFITNRINQAKAMLESLRKVLASGYVNAKDIHLAAREILASIGEAHSAWNSVNIIQNNSINALFIDLCGFDDNEALTIDQRITKAFSGIDFSEVICVATGYTKGTEGIMRAFDRGYSEVTFSKIAVDVEADEAVIHKEYHLSSADPNIVGVENCVPVGLTNYIIADQLADIGMEAIHPKAAKPLELAGINIRIKNTFEPEHEGTLISKDYKSPDTRVEIVSGSKQMIAVEVHDPLMVNEVGYDARIMSYFQKYNISYVLKSTNANSITMVIWENQNAEKLIEELKQVFYQVNAVPVAMVCAMGSNISGPGFLYRATKALYENNINIECYGQSLMQVNLQFVIRREHYEAAIKALNGALCQNP from the coding sequence ATGCTTACGGTAGAAAAAATTGGCGGAACATCGATGTCTCAGTTTCAGGATGTTTTGCAGAACATCATCACAGGAAAACGCGCGCCGGAACAAATGTATAACCGCATTTTCGTGGTTTCGGCTTATAATAATGTTACCAACTGGCTTTTAGAACATAAAAAAACCGGTGAACCGGGCGTTTACAGCAAATTTCTAAACAGTGAAGATTATCCAAAGGCTTTGGATGAACTTTGCGGAAAACTTATTCAGATTAATGAAAGCCTTGTAAATATCGGTTTAAATCTGAATGAGGCCAACCAGTTTATCACAAACCGAATCAATCAGGCAAAAGCAATGCTCGAAAGCCTAAGAAAAGTTCTCGCCTCCGGTTACGTGAATGCGAAAGATATACACCTCGCAGCCCGCGAAATTTTAGCATCGATTGGTGAAGCGCATTCTGCATGGAATTCGGTTAATATCATCCAAAATAATAGCATTAATGCCCTGTTTATCGATTTATGCGGCTTTGATGACAACGAAGCTCTGACCATTGACCAAAGAATCACAAAAGCATTTTCCGGAATAGATTTTAGTGAAGTAATCTGCGTGGCAACAGGCTATACCAAAGGAACTGAGGGCATTATGCGGGCTTTCGACCGCGGTTATTCCGAAGTTACTTTCAGTAAAATCGCCGTCGATGTAGAAGCTGATGAAGCCGTCATTCACAAAGAATACCACCTTTCCAGCGCGGACCCAAACATCGTCGGCGTTGAAAATTGTGTCCCTGTAGGGCTTACCAATTACATCATCGCGGACCAACTGGCGGATATCGGGATGGAAGCGATTCACCCAAAAGCCGCAAAGCCACTGGAACTGGCGGGAATCAATATCAGGATTAAGAACACTTTCGAACCGGAACACGAAGGCACGCTAATTTCAAAAGATTACAAATCACCGGATACCAGAGTCGAGATTGTTTCAGGCTCCAAACAGATGATCGCCGTGGAAGTGCACGATCCCCTGATGGTGAATGAAGTTGGCTATGATGCCCGAATCATGAGCTATTTCCAGAAGTACAATATCAGCTATGTTTTGAAATCCACCAACGCCAATTCAATTACCATGGTGATCTGGGAAAATCAAAATGCTGAAAAACTGATCGAAGAACTGAAACAGGTTTTCTATCAGGTAAATGCAGTTCCCGTGGCGATGGTCTGTGCGATGGGAAGCAATATTTCGGGGCCGGGATTCCTTTACCGAGCTACAAAGGCCCTTTATGAAAACAATATCAATATTGAATGTTACGGCCAGTCGCTGATGCAGGTCAACCTGCAGTTTGTGATTCGCCGGGAACATTATGAAGCCGCGATAAAAGCCCTGAACGGAGCACTTTGCCAAAATCCGTAA
- a CDS encoding M1 family metallopeptidase has protein sequence MKRLYSLILLTFFGFVSAQQYPYYQQYAKYKMDIDVDAPNFTYQGKQTLTYTNNSPDELKVVYFHLYWNAFKAGSMMDQRVQSQGINGDSRLQQNGISRLASIPKEEEGAQNIKWIKQNGKTLKFEIQETIMKVQLAEPIKPNSSTTFTMIWDAVVPKQIRRAGRNNREGVDMTMTQWYPKIAEYDYDGWHAFDYIGREFHAPFADFDINIKIDKDYVIGAGGTLLNQNDVKGYSQSANVKTDANGKATWKWQAKNLLDFAWAADKDFSVETFTVLDGPQIYYVYQKSEKTKFWEESKPLITKYFQIMNATFGRYAYPSYSFVQGGDGGMEYGMTTMILGEAKTLEGLVGLMVHEGNHSWFQQMLATNESTKPWLDEGFTSYAETLVMHQLFPPAEPVANPFVGTINSYTKFVKTGKEEPASWLADHHDDGRAYSVASYTKGELYLVQLGYIVGEQTLSLIMKEYFNQWKMKHPTDRDFLHIAQKISGMDLKWFNNYWINTTKTIDYAVKNVEYGDGATTVTLVNKGGVPMPVDFSVLTKDKKVVNYQIPVNMTREWKKKDIYGNFTTLNYWPWTQKEYKFTIPFTKAEISALGIDFSQRMADVNPADNIVEVR, from the coding sequence ATGAAAAGACTGTATTCACTCATACTTTTAACGTTTTTTGGTTTTGTTTCCGCCCAGCAATATCCTTATTATCAGCAATATGCCAAGTATAAAATGGATATTGATGTGGATGCGCCCAACTTTACTTATCAGGGAAAACAGACATTGACTTATACCAACAATTCGCCGGATGAACTTAAAGTAGTTTATTTTCACCTTTACTGGAATGCGTTTAAAGCTGGTTCGATGATGGATCAGCGTGTACAGAGCCAGGGCATTAACGGTGACAGCAGGCTTCAGCAGAACGGAATCTCCAGATTGGCTTCAATTCCAAAAGAAGAAGAAGGAGCCCAGAATATCAAATGGATCAAACAGAACGGCAAAACCCTGAAATTTGAAATTCAGGAAACCATTATGAAGGTGCAGTTGGCAGAGCCAATCAAGCCAAATTCCAGCACAACTTTTACGATGATATGGGATGCTGTGGTACCAAAACAAATCCGCCGTGCCGGCAGAAATAACCGCGAAGGTGTTGATATGACCATGACGCAGTGGTATCCAAAAATTGCTGAATATGATTATGATGGATGGCATGCTTTCGACTATATCGGCAGGGAATTTCACGCACCCTTTGCAGATTTTGACATTAATATTAAAATTGATAAAGACTACGTGATTGGTGCCGGCGGAACGCTTTTGAACCAAAATGATGTAAAAGGCTATTCGCAGAGTGCAAATGTAAAAACCGATGCCAACGGTAAAGCGACCTGGAAATGGCAGGCGAAAAATTTACTGGATTTTGCCTGGGCTGCGGATAAAGATTTCAGCGTTGAAACTTTTACGGTTTTAGACGGGCCGCAGATATATTATGTCTATCAAAAATCAGAAAAGACAAAGTTTTGGGAAGAAAGCAAGCCTTTAATCACCAAATATTTCCAGATTATGAATGCCACTTTTGGGCGCTACGCCTATCCAAGTTATTCATTTGTACAGGGTGGTGACGGTGGAATGGAATACGGAATGACAACGATGATTTTAGGTGAGGCTAAAACCCTGGAAGGTTTGGTTGGTTTAATGGTTCATGAAGGCAATCACTCCTGGTTTCAGCAGATGCTTGCGACCAATGAAAGTACGAAGCCGTGGCTCGATGAAGGCTTTACCAGTTACGCGGAAACTTTGGTTATGCATCAGCTGTTTCCACCGGCAGAACCAGTGGCGAATCCTTTTGTGGGAACGATCAATTCCTACACGAAATTTGTAAAAACAGGGAAGGAGGAGCCGGCTTCGTGGCTGGCAGATCATCACGATGATGGCAGAGCTTATTCTGTGGCAAGTTATACGAAAGGTGAACTTTATCTGGTGCAGTTGGGCTACATTGTCGGCGAACAAACGCTTTCACTCATTATGAAGGAATATTTCAACCAATGGAAAATGAAACATCCAACAGACAGAGATTTTCTTCACATCGCGCAGAAAATTTCCGGAATGGATTTGAAATGGTTCAATAATTACTGGATAAATACTACAAAAACAATTGATTACGCTGTGAAAAATGTAGAATATGGCGACGGCGCAACAACGGTGACGTTGGTGAATAAAGGTGGCGTTCCGATGCCGGTTGATTTCAGCGTTTTAACCAAAGACAAAAAGGTGGTGAATTACCAAATTCCGGTGAATATGACGAGAGAGTGGAAGAAGAAGGACATCTACGGGAATTTTACAACTCTGAACTATTGGCCATGGACACAAAAGGAATACAAATTCACGATTCCTTTCACAAAAGCTGAAATTTCTGCTTTGGGGATTGATTTTTCGCAGAGAATGGCAGATGTGAATCCGGCGGATAATATTGTTGAGGTTAGATAA
- a CDS encoding type III pantothenate kinase, with protein sequence MTSIVINIGNTNIRFGLFDDDNCDISWIINTKPYKTSDELILQFMMLYQTHKIEAESVDKIIIGSVVPQITQDVIRAIKKLHGKAPVLVDRDTPSGVQAKSKQMGTDIYANLVAAHNLYPGKKKIIIDFGTALTASCIAENGETIGVIIAPGIVTALNSLVGQTAQLPEIELVRPKSVLGLDTVSCMQSGMVYGFLGMVEGFIERINDEVEDDCFVIATGGVSHIYKPLTDKIHVLDRLHTLKGLYFLGKDL encoded by the coding sequence ATGACCTCCATCGTAATCAACATCGGCAATACCAATATCCGTTTCGGGCTTTTTGATGACGATAACTGTGATATTTCGTGGATAATCAATACAAAGCCATATAAAACCAGCGATGAACTAATCCTTCAGTTTATGATGCTTTATCAAACACACAAGATAGAAGCTGAATCTGTGGACAAGATCATCATCGGCTCAGTAGTGCCGCAGATCACACAGGACGTCATCCGCGCGATCAAAAAACTTCACGGCAAAGCTCCGGTTTTGGTGGACCGCGATACGCCCTCAGGAGTGCAGGCCAAATCCAAACAGATGGGTACGGATATTTACGCCAATTTGGTAGCGGCGCATAATCTTTATCCAGGTAAAAAGAAAATCATTATCGATTTTGGAACAGCACTTACTGCGAGCTGTATTGCTGAAAACGGTGAAACCATCGGTGTCATCATCGCTCCGGGAATCGTTACCGCACTGAATTCATTGGTGGGACAAACAGCACAGCTTCCGGAAATTGAACTGGTGAGGCCAAAATCCGTTCTTGGCCTCGACACGGTTTCCTGTATGCAAAGCGGTATGGTTTACGGTTTCCTCGGTATGGTGGAAGGTTTTATTGAGCGGATCAATGATGAGGTTGAGGATGACTGTTTTGTCATTGCTACCGGTGGAGTTTCCCACATTTACAAGCCTTTAACCGATAAAATCCATGTTTTGGACCGGTTGCATACTTTGAAAGGGCTTTACTTTTTAGGGAAAGATTTGTGA
- a CDS encoding nucleoside deaminase, producing the protein MFTDEYFMKMALQEAEAAFEKDEVPVGCIIVSSNRVIARSHNLTETLNDVTAHAEMQAITSAANFLGGKYLQNCTIYITLEPCVMCAGALNWSQISKVVIGARDEQRGFINKNLTLHPKTEVVTGILANECSQIVLDFFRSKR; encoded by the coding sequence ATGTTTACCGACGAATATTTTATGAAAATGGCGCTTCAGGAAGCCGAAGCTGCCTTCGAAAAAGATGAAGTTCCTGTAGGCTGCATCATCGTATCCAGCAACCGTGTGATAGCAAGGTCGCACAACTTAACAGAAACTTTGAACGACGTTACCGCACACGCGGAAATGCAGGCCATCACCTCAGCAGCAAATTTTTTGGGCGGAAAATACCTGCAAAACTGCACAATTTATATCACGCTGGAACCGTGCGTCATGTGCGCTGGTGCGCTAAACTGGTCGCAGATTTCAAAAGTTGTAATCGGTGCCAGAGACGAACAGCGTGGTTTTATCAATAAAAATCTTACGCTTCATCCAAAAACAGAAGTCGTAACCGGAATTTTAGCAAACGAATGTTCACAAATCGTTTTGGATTTCTTTCGCTCGAAAAGGTGA
- a CDS encoding DUF6702 family protein, with protein sequence MKKNFYIFAVLTFFVMMSFAAADFFSSMTKVDYVEGSKTLKFTTKLNTDHISNAIKIRPETAGFEAEVKKYVNKTVDVYVNGQPKNLTFTGSQVNGESVWVYFETSGVSDLNSLKIRNAILLETYPKQLNVVNVAYKGQMKTLNFLRGRETGEVNF encoded by the coding sequence ATGAAGAAAAATTTTTACATATTCGCAGTTTTAACATTTTTTGTGATGATGAGCTTTGCTGCGGCAGACTTTTTCTCATCCATGACAAAAGTAGATTATGTAGAAGGGAGCAAAACGCTTAAATTCACCACAAAACTTAATACAGACCACATTTCAAACGCCATAAAAATCCGTCCGGAAACAGCAGGCTTTGAAGCCGAAGTGAAGAAATACGTGAATAAAACTGTTGATGTCTACGTCAACGGACAGCCAAAAAACTTAACTTTCACTGGCAGCCAGGTCAACGGCGAATCGGTTTGGGTATATTTTGAAACCAGTGGAGTGAGTGATTTAAACAGCCTGAAAATCAGAAATGCTATCCTTCTTGAAACCTATCCAAAACAGCTCAACGTGGTAAACGTCGCTTATAAAGGCCAAATGAAGACATTAAATTTCCTTCGGGGCCGGGAAACAGGTGAAGTCAACTTTTAA
- a CDS encoding LOG family protein: protein MSKIKRGKGLTKVITGPELEIDQRVQSHFKEKTWDETISKDSWMVFKIMAEFVDGYEKLAKIGPCVSLFGSARLKETDKYYQVAVDIAEKITQIGFGIITGGGPGIMEAGNRGARKAGGKSIGLNIELPFEQHFNPYIDKHYSMDFNYFFVRKVMFVKYSQGFVVMPGGFGTLDELSEAMTLIQTQKIARFPIVLVGSEFWAGLLDWFRDTLLKNGMIAEEDLNLYRVVDTADEAVAHIKAFYDKYSINVNF, encoded by the coding sequence ATGAGCAAAATAAAACGTGGCAAAGGTTTAACCAAAGTCATCACAGGCCCGGAACTGGAAATTGACCAGCGGGTGCAAAGCCATTTCAAGGAAAAAACATGGGACGAGACCATTAGCAAAGACAGCTGGATGGTTTTTAAAATTATGGCTGAATTTGTAGACGGCTACGAAAAACTCGCTAAAATTGGACCCTGTGTTTCGCTTTTCGGCTCCGCAAGGTTAAAGGAAACTGATAAATATTACCAGGTGGCCGTAGATATTGCTGAGAAAATTACACAAATTGGCTTCGGAATTATAACGGGGGGCGGACCAGGAATTATGGAAGCGGGAAACCGTGGCGCCCGAAAAGCCGGCGGAAAATCGATTGGTTTGAATATCGAGCTGCCTTTCGAACAGCACTTCAATCCATATATCGACAAGCATTATTCAATGGATTTCAATTATTTTTTTGTGCGGAAGGTGATGTTTGTAAAATATTCGCAGGGTTTTGTGGTAATGCCCGGCGGATTTGGAACCTTAGACGAACTTTCTGAAGCGATGACGCTCATCCAAACCCAAAAAATAGCACGATTCCCAATTGTACTGGTAGGTTCAGAATTTTGGGCAGGCCTGTTAGATTGGTTCAGAGACACTTTACTCAAAAACGGGATGATTGCTGAGGAAGACCTGAATCTCTATCGTGTGGTAGATACGGCTGATGAAGCGGTAGCGCACATCAAGGCATTTTATGACAAATACTCGATCAACGTTAATTTCTAG
- a CDS encoding nucleotidyltransferase family protein: MKALIFAAGKGTRLKPFTDHHPKAMARVNGIPLLERNIKYLQSFGINDFVINVHHFGQQIVDFLKENNNFNAKIEISDEQAELLETGGGLVFARRFLDFGEDFLIMNADILTDMNITDFVNYHQKNKDFATLAVSDRNSSRKLLFNEDMILRGWMNVQSGEQRLAEFNKGFKALAFSGIHCINPEIFNKIKRTGKFSIMEEYLDLMLTEKIHGYEHNAQLVDVGRPESVLEAEQIFK; this comes from the coding sequence ATGAAAGCTTTAATATTTGCCGCAGGAAAAGGCACCCGCCTAAAACCTTTTACCGACCATCACCCCAAAGCGATGGCCAGGGTGAACGGCATTCCGCTGCTTGAAAGAAATATAAAATACCTGCAGTCGTTCGGGATCAATGATTTTGTGATTAATGTGCATCATTTCGGCCAGCAAATTGTTGATTTCTTGAAGGAAAACAATAATTTCAACGCGAAAATTGAAATCTCTGATGAGCAGGCCGAACTCCTGGAAACCGGTGGTGGTTTGGTTTTTGCAAGGAGATTTCTGGATTTTGGAGAGGATTTCCTCATCATGAACGCTGATATTTTAACCGACATGAACATCACTGATTTTGTGAATTACCATCAGAAAAACAAAGATTTTGCGACGCTGGCGGTATCCGACAGGAACAGTTCCCGCAAATTGCTCTTCAATGAAGACATGATCCTTCGCGGATGGATGAATGTGCAGAGCGGCGAACAAAGATTGGCAGAATTCAATAAAGGCTTTAAAGCATTGGCTTTCAGCGGGATTCACTGCATTAATCCTGAAATTTTTAACAAAATAAAAAGAACCGGAAAGTTTTCAATCATGGAAGAATATCTGGATCTGATGCTTACAGAAAAAATACACGGCTATGAGCACAATGCCCAGCTGGTAGATGTGGGCAGGCCAGAATCCGTATTGGAAGCGGAACAAATTTTCAAATAA
- a CDS encoding RapZ C-terminal domain-containing protein: MSKLKIEIHSFSYKKGGIPKDESGNGGGFAFDCRGILNPGRVEEYKLQTGKDSGVQEYLERQTEMPKFLETIHNLISITIDNYIQRGFGNLQINFGCTGGQHRSVYAAEKTAEFIRKKYPEVEVIINHDEQPQLNAHF; the protein is encoded by the coding sequence ATGAGCAAACTAAAAATAGAAATCCACAGTTTTTCCTACAAAAAAGGCGGCATACCAAAAGATGAAAGCGGTAACGGTGGCGGCTTTGCTTTCGACTGCAGAGGAATCCTGAACCCCGGAAGAGTTGAAGAGTATAAACTGCAAACCGGCAAAGATTCAGGCGTGCAGGAGTACCTTGAACGCCAAACCGAAATGCCAAAATTCCTGGAAACCATCCACAATCTGATTTCTATTACGATAGATAACTATATCCAGCGCGGTTTCGGGAACCTGCAGATCAATTTCGGATGTACTGGCGGCCAGCACCGCTCAGTTTACGCAGCCGAGAAAACTGCAGAATTCATCAGAAAAAAGTATCCGGAAGTGGAAGTAATCATTAATCACGACGAACAACCCCAACTTAATGCTCATTTCTGA
- a CDS encoding aminoglycoside phosphotransferase family protein, translating to MEEEKDFFDDFSGGRTSAFYALPQSGSSRKNFIAETDQHTYVVTRNDNLPENESFFYFSDVFSNLSLNTPKIYKISVDRKTYIQQYLGSKTLSEIIQDEGLSERVKILVKETLSKLHHLQKVTIGKIDYSRTFEYEKYDSLPILHDLNYFKFFFADILEIPYHKSTLLKEFNTLAQSIVNIKPKVLMIRDFQARNIMVDENNGVYFIDYQAAMEGPAMYDMVSFLYQAKANFPDEFKGEMLDFYISLFDGENERQSLRKSVLPIRLLRNLQVLGAYGFRGLVQKKEHFIKSIDQGIKNLIQTSQSWDEMGNYPELRDLIERLKTDAEEKIKKFGNRRDW from the coding sequence TTGGAAGAAGAAAAAGATTTTTTTGATGACTTTTCAGGAGGCAGGACCTCAGCTTTTTATGCTTTGCCCCAAAGCGGCTCTTCCCGCAAAAATTTTATCGCTGAAACAGATCAACATACATACGTTGTAACCAGAAACGACAACCTCCCTGAGAATGAAAGTTTCTTTTATTTTTCGGACGTTTTTTCGAACCTCAGTCTTAATACTCCGAAGATTTATAAAATTTCCGTTGACCGTAAAACGTACATCCAGCAGTATTTAGGCAGCAAAACATTATCCGAAATCATTCAGGATGAAGGGTTAAGCGAAAGGGTTAAAATTCTGGTTAAAGAAACTCTGAGCAAACTCCACCACTTGCAGAAAGTTACCATTGGAAAAATTGATTATTCCAGAACATTTGAATACGAAAAATACGACAGCCTGCCGATTCTTCACGATTTGAATTATTTCAAGTTTTTTTTCGCAGACATTCTGGAAATACCATACCATAAGTCTACACTGCTGAAAGAATTTAATACACTGGCACAATCCATTGTAAATATAAAGCCTAAAGTTTTAATGATCCGGGATTTCCAGGCGAGAAACATTATGGTGGATGAGAATAACGGCGTTTATTTCATTGATTACCAGGCAGCAATGGAAGGCCCGGCGATGTACGATATGGTGTCTTTTCTATATCAGGCTAAAGCCAATTTTCCCGATGAATTTAAAGGAGAAATGTTGGATTTCTATATTTCATTATTTGATGGTGAAAATGAAAGGCAGTCTTTGAGAAAATCAGTTTTACCAATCAGGCTGCTCCGCAATCTGCAGGTTTTAGGAGCGTACGGTTTCCGTGGACTGGTGCAGAAAAAAGAACATTTTATAAAAAGTATCGATCAGGGGATTAAGAATTTAATTCAAACTTCACAATCATGGGATGAAATGGGGAATTATCCTGAATTGAGAGATTTAATTGAAAGGCTAAAAACGGACGCTGAAGAAAAAATTAAGAAATTTGGTAACCGCAGGGATTGGTAA